Within the Pagrus major chromosome 4, Pma_NU_1.0 genome, the region GCTTGTGTGCTGTATATGGTAAGGTTACAGCTCAGTGGCTTACCAGTGCATTCCACAGCCATTTGGACAAATCTGAGGGCCAGTGTAGGGTTTCAGTCGGGCGTTTTACAAGCATATTTTGGCCTATAAAATCCTTGACAGATTTGTGGTTGTTCTGGTTTCACTTGGCAGTTCTGTCCAGCCCTGATGAAATTACCAGTTTATTGGCTGAGTTTAATGTTACACCAATTACGCCTAATTGATGACCTGACAATCAGCCACACAACAATcagcaacacagcagcatatAAAGAGACACATAAGATGGCCTAAGATAAACTTCACCGACTCCTAActtaaaaaagtacaaaaacagatGCATgagagaataaaaataaaacaatttataaAACAAGTAgtctaaaaactaaaactacaaCACTTTCCGAGCGCCTGCTACAAGATAAATgacaaaagttttaaaagtagAGGTATTAGGTATAGAGGTAAGTAAAATCAGGTCATTAagttgcataaaaaaaaataaacaaacaaaataaatgattagGGATTGCAAGAAGATGATGGATAAAGTGTCTGTAGGCATCAGTGTTGAGGTCTAGTTAGTACAGACAGGAggacaataataatattaataataataataataataatgataataataataataatgataatagttAGTGTTGTGTTCAATAATTAATAACTATGTATACACAAGTGTAACTTAGTGTTTGATGTCGCTGTGACTCCTGATGACCAATGAGTGTCCAGTGCCCGGAGCTGTGATTTTATAGGGTCAGCTCAATTTACCAGTAGGGGATGCCCTCAAAACAGCTCACGCATTAAACAGTTGTTTAACTGGCAAAAAGTAGAAGAAATGGCATGAAATCAATTCAAAACCACACTGAAAATCGGCACAGTTgcaatattttcttatttaaatggCAAAATCGAAACATTTGCGTGTGAAATCAGGTACTTCCGGGGTTGGTGGCACATCCCAATCCTCATCAGCAGTTGATTAAGGTGGGGGCAGGGATCAAACGCGCCGCATCTCCAAGCGTATGCGTGTGAGTCTGCGTTGAGGTAGCCCGCACACAGccgagaggagggggaagaaacTAGCTTAGCTGAGGAGACACACgcaactaaaacaaaaaaataaataaatagcaaaAATGGCCGGTGGGAGCTCTCTGGAAGctgtgaagaagaaaatcaaGTCGTTGCAGGAGCAGGCCGATGTGGCGGAGGACCGGGCAGCGTTACTACAGCGCGAGCTGAACAACGAGAAGAGCTCGAGGGAAACAGTAAGCCGCGGCTAATTATTTAAGGCAATTAGTCCTTAGACTGACTGTCGACGGCATTAGGCGTGAATctggtcagaaaaaaaaaaaaaaaaaaagcatggcTTGCTAGGCCCCGGACAGCGACGGGGTTTTTATCCTCAAATGCAGCCAGGTATCAGGTAGACGTGTTTGTAAATGTAGCCCAGTGCGGGATGAGAGTGAGTTAAAACGATGGGGCGGATGAAGGGAGGCGGCAGGtccagaataaacaaacagccCTGTAACAAGTAGGCTAACAATGCAGCAGCACCACAGGTCCTCCAGATAAAACCCCGTGTTTAAACTCCCGCAGGCCACTAGCTACTTAGAGCTGCTGTCTCTCATCCCATCAAAACACTTAATTGTATCCGTGTTATGTAGCTAATTTGTTTATGGGACAGGATGAGGATGCAAGTTGGACTAGAAAACAAATGAGGGAACGTGGATAAATTGGAGCATTGTCCTCAATTGCAATGCTAACATGTCTtgagtttaaaataaatgtgtgtaaaaaaaaaaaaaaagcagtcaCCCATCCCCTCAGCCTGTGTAGATAATGTGCACAGTAGAGACTACATCTCTTCCCCACGGGGCGTGTTCCTGACCCAGCCCAAGCTCTCTCCTCAGAGAGCCTGCTGGAGCAGCTTGGATGCTGTGGCCCTGCAGAGCCCAGCTGAAGCAGCGCTGTATACATGGTTTCAGGCTATACGACTGAACTTGATTTGACTGTCTGTGATCGTGTTGTTGTGGTCTCCTAGGCTGAGGGCGATGTAGCTTCCCTGAACAGACGTATCCAGCTGGTTGAGGAGGAGTTGGACCGCGCTCAGGAGCGTCTGGCCACAGCCCTGACCAagctggaggaggctgagaaGGCTGCTGATGAGAGTGAGAGGTGGGTACTTGCGCAGACCCCAGACACAATCCACTTATAAACCCTGCTGTTAGTCCTTGATattattcagaaaaaaaaaatcacagctgcACTCTCTTAATCCCTCACATCTTGTGAGGTTTTAAGCTACCTGTCACTTAACATAATTTGTAATGGTGAAATAGATTCTTCTTTGAAAAAGAGTGACCTGTCAGGATTAGGACAGGAAGTTTTAGATTTAGAAGAAAATCCAGTCCTGAGTCACTCCACATGCTGATGCAGACTTTTTAGTGCACAGTGATCATTCTTACACTGAAAGCCTTTAAGACAAATGGGAAAACAAGTTTGATGACTCTGGCACTGAAATGTTGGGTTTCTCCCAAACTACTTTATGCTAAAAATCAAAGATTGCACATGATGTAAGCCCGTTGAGAGTACCACTCCTAACATGTTGCTCACTGTTGCCACTGGTGGCTGGAAGTCATACTGCGCTAATATTCACAAGTGAGTTCATTGAGTTTACACCATCTTTAGCTTTTAATGCAGTATAACTCACGACCAACAGTGGAAGCGGCACATTTgtagcattttaatgttttttttttaaagatgtttgttGCAGGGACTGACAGCATGGATAACAAGTCACACTCCTCATGTCATGTCAGGCTCTACTTCGTGTTATTCATACGTGACTGCTCGTACACACTACAGTGCTGCTCAACATAACGTAACAGACCATTGTGTCTGTAAAGTATCCAGACATGTTGTCCAGACAGTAATCCAGTGTTTGTGGAAGAATATGTAGACATCAGTAGGAACCATGTGCTCTGTGTTAACATTCCTCCAATTTCCCGGGCCCTTATGAACTTCTGGTCTCTTATCAAAACATATTGATGCTCGTGACTTAACTGGCATGCTGTTTTCTGTCCCTCAGAGGCATGAAGGTCATTGAGAACAGGGCAATGAAGGACGAGGAGAAGATGGAGCTACAGGAGATCCAGCTGAAGGAGGCCAAACACATCGCTGAGGAGGCTGACCGCAAATACGAGGAGGCACGTTTCTCAGCTGTTCACATCACTCTTGAACTTTGAGTGTAGCTTTTCCTACATTCTTGAACCTAAATGTACTAGCTGGCATCAATGGCTGCTTTGTCAGATGCTTATTATTACCACAAAGTCTTAAATAACTATGAGAATTACAGTAGATAcattaagtgttttttatttttaggatGTGTTATACTACTGTGGGACTAAACCTTTGTATGTGACTTCAGGTGGCCCGTAAGCTGGTGATCATTGAGAGTGACTTGGAGCGTACAGAGGAGCGTGCCGAGTTGTCTGAGAGGTAACAACTTCCTTCCCTTTGCCCTCCAATTCCTGACTTAGAATAACATTTCAGACTAATTCTGTTGTATTTTTCGTTTCTGTTGTCTGTTGTCTGCCACTCCCTGCTTGTGCAACCCAACCCATAAATCAATAGCAAATGCTCTGAGCTTGACGAGGAGCTGAAAACCGTGCAGAACAACCTGAAGTCTCTGGAGGCCCAGGCAGAGAAGGTAAGCATGGGTGACCAAGAACTTTAATGACAAATAATCCAGTTAAACCCTTGACAATCTGTTAAAAACTCTCTTGGGTTGTCTTGTATATTGACTAACTTTGGCCTTTGTGTGCGAACACAGTACTCACAGAAGGAGGACAAGTACGAGGAGGAGATCAAGGTTCTTACAGACAAGCTGAAGGAGGTGAGTTAACTAAAATTGGCATAAACTTACACTAGTGAGTCATTTAAAAATAGTTGTATCCATCCTGTGTTTTTGATTATATGGCATTTTATAGAGCTAGACGCATTAGTTATTTGAATTAAGAATGCTGATTATACATTATGTGTCTTTATTACGGCACTTAAACAGCACCTAAGTGCTTTAAATGTCCTGTAGCGTTGTGGTTAGTAATGCAAACTCTCTTAATGTGAATATCTAATGTTTGACTGTATTCCTCCTCTCAGGCTGAGACCCGTGCTGAGTTCGCGGAGAGATCGGTCGCCAAGCTTGAGAAGACCATTGATGACCTTGAGGGTATGAATCTTTTCCACTTGATTTTACACTTtggaaaaagttgtttttactAAATGTTGGAGTGTTTATTACAGTGCAGTTCTGCAGTTAATACTCAATAAGTCAATACAAAAAGGTAACCTTGTTAGGCCTTACGGACTCATCATAGAGTCATGGCATTTATCCTAGAATAAACACCagtttttctgtgatttctcAAAGGGACACtcataaaagagacaaaattgCCTCTTTTTATAAATGCTGGTGCAGTGTGAGGTTATTCATCTGGTCAGCAGGGCGTTAAATAGTCCTGAGGACAAATATCTGCACCGTCAGTGGTCTaccagggagaaaaaaaaacaaagccgTGATCCACAGAGGCTGGCGTGATATTATTCATGCTGGCAACAACATTTCTCATCTCACCACAATGCTGTTTGGCATTCTGGTGTAGTGACTGTTCAAGGCCAGCTTAGTCCCAAGCAGTCGTCTCAGGGTCACGGAACATGTGAGGCAGTTTCTCTGTGACTCCTCAGGAATCTGACACAACATCACCAGCTGTTCCATGAGCACTTCCTATTTCTGTCCtgcttctttttcagtttctctaTTTGCATTCAGACTTCTGTTCTCTGACactatattattttttttctgttgtcttcttatttttattacaaaCCCTTCACTGCCACCCTCATAATAATTACCACGCAATAGATGAGCTGTATGCCCAGAAACTGAAGTACAAGGCCATCAGCGAGGAGCTGGACCACGCCCTCAACGACATGACTTCCATGTAATTCACCATATGCTTGTTTCTGCTCTTTGCCTTAGATCTCACCCCCCCCCTAACCACCAACCAATACACAACAGCTCCCTCTTGTGGCATGTTTGagtgcagtgattttttttttttttttaatctgctaCATTATAGATGGGGTGGATTCTTCTAAGATCCCCCTTCACTGCTTGTCTAACATTGATTTGTGTTGAACTAAATGGATATTTCTGACTAGTTTCTCAGGCTAGATCCCCCAAACATCTAAAGTTGGTAACTACTAACAGCATTTAGCAGTAGTGTTAGTTTCCCTTTGTTTCTTCCAACACAGCCACATGTCTTCATAAGCTTCATTCTCAGTTTCTCATTCAGTTCTGcatcctttttcctcttttttgctTCTGCATGTCATTTATATTCCATTCCTCCTTTTTATATCTCCCAACACTTTttgttctccttttttttcacagctaAATCTTTACACCCCTCACCTCAGAAGCTGGTTGaacaacatcatcatctttCTCCTGTGCAGCTCAGCCCAactttctgtctcctctgtctctgtattTCTTTACTTGTGCACATTGGGCCGTCACTGCCGCCATCCATCTGTTCACCTCTCGTACAGACCTTTTTGAGCCGTATTACTTcctgtaaaataaacattattccATCTATGCCAGCCCCTTCCCCTTTCTCCTGCAATGTTTCTTCATTTCCATTtgtcccatctttgtttttttgattgttgtcttttaatttgttttgtcgAGTAGCTTTTGAATAAACTCTGAAGCTCCTCTCACATTCACTGTTCCCTTTTCTGTTTGAGAGGACCGTTACTTTGTATAATGGCACTATTGGGGTGTTGAATGATTTCATTTACTTTAAACAAACTCTTGTCAACGTAGGAATCGATGGTTTTCCTCTCAGTTTACCTTTTGCATTAGAAGAATTCAGTTAAATACCAGCTGCCATGCTTGGAGAGACACTTTATACGGCGATTTGTGCTGCTATTTTCTGTATCTTATTTAATCAAGTTTTAAGCTAGagattacatattttttctatGATGTGTTGAGCACACTTAAGTGGCCAAAAGGATCAACTGCTGCTTCAAGTGGATTTTAAATGCTGACTCAAGCATCTTAACAATGATCTTCAGCAACTAAATCCTTTTAAGTGAGAAAGTTATATCATAAGACATTCAGACCTCTTAGGAATGTATTTGCTTTGATATGACAGTTACCAGCCTCAGTCCCTGCGCCAAGAATCACTGACTCTGAATCTGGATCATTCATTGGTCACTTATGTGTAGGCTTCTTCCAGACTATCTTTAGTATCTCAGTAAGTATAAAGTCAACAAAAGGGATAATGAGTAATTTACACCCAATTAGTGACAGCTTGTGAGACCATTTGGAAATTTGAATGACAAGTGAGTGAGTTATTGCTTTAGTTTGCCACGTTAATGAGGTGGCCAGCTCGAATACAAACCGTTTTGTGATTAGCCTCAAAGCAGCACTAACTCTTTGTCTGTTGTACTAACCTGccttctgtctctttcccttctcTCTTACCTGCTTTCTGACTGCCAAGACCATCTATACAAGCAGCTTGAGAAAAACCGTCTTCTGAACAATGAACTGAGAGTAGCTTTAAACGAGGCCTAACCCGGACCGGCCTCTCGTATGCTTTCATTCTTCTGAAACTCAAATGTCCAGGCATATTGTCTAATGCTGTGGTATATAAAGAGTATAGACAACTGTGTCCATGACacaaaaaaaccaaaccaaGTTATGCTTTCAACAAACGGGATACAAACGTACGACTTTCACATTATGCATGCTCAAAACTGCAGATTCAGCTGGGAGGTCAGACAACCTCAGGATATGAATGGATTAGATTTTTTTCGCTGTTATCGACAGGGCTGTACTGTAGCAAATCAGTCCAGTTGAAATCTGCATGGTGCTCTGGCTCATCGGGTGAAGGCTGGAGAAATGGTATCATCCCAGAATCCCCCTTGTTATGTTATATTGACTAACCAGAAAGGATACGTTTTCAACcaaaataatttataaattGAAAATCACAAGATGCAGTGTGTTCGGCGGTGCTGAGAACCAGAATTGACTTGTTGGAGTTGGTTAGGTTTTTCTTTATCTCTATCTGTAGCATTTCAGTCGGGacacacatcagtgttttgATCGTTCGTTTTGCATTAACAATACATTTGGTGATGTGGTTGTAAACCCTGTGTTAAAAGATCATCCCTCAACTCAAATTAAATGAGCATGATTATGAAAAGGCGGGATGAATTGGGGGGTAAAATCGGTGctcaagagtttttttttttcttcattgaccTGAACCTGTTTGGACAGGGTGCTTGGACATGATACTGTAGGTCACAACAATCCATTGCCACACAGACGTGCTCAAGAGCCATTGTTTTGTCCTAAACCCAGCTCGTGCAGTCTTGAATTACAGCCCTGTCTATAGCTTAAGTGTAATATTTACAGTGAATTGGCTCACAGACTTGGAGATGAGGACATGTACTTATTGAATGCTAACTTCTGTTATCAAAACATAAATGTTTGTAACAATACCACCAGATGTCTAACACTGTTATGCTGGACTAGAGCTTTGTCTGTTTTATATTCTGTGCATCTTTacgctgttttgtttttaactgatGCAATGCTATATTAACAGATAAACTCACACGTGCTAAAGAAGAAGGCCTGAGCGTAAAGCAGATGCTGGATCAGACTCTAATGGAGATGGTTAACCTTTGACCCAGCTATGTTGCCTCATCTGCTCTGAATATGGCTGGCTCCTGTATACGGCTGCTTCACATAATGCTGGGCCTTGTGTTTCTATGTGTCCTCTGACCTTGACATCCGGAAGAAACGAGCTCTAAACAAGGTAGCACAAACAGCCTCAGTGGGCTACAGATCACCTACACTGTTTCCGTCACACACTGTAATCAAAGGTCAGCTAACATTCACTGTATCTTTAATAGGTTTGTATATGTTGGGAGAATTTGCACTTTTGTAGGGAAAAATACTGCACATAATCTTCGTGAACAAAGCCATACATTCAGCCAAGGTTATGTAAAAGGGACTTTTATTATGTGTACTTTTGTAAAGTTGCttgtgagtcttttttttttcttcttctgtattATAAACATTCATTCAGTGTCAGTCATGTTGTACACTTCCAGTTTGGCG harbors:
- the LOC140995075 gene encoding uncharacterized protein isoform X3 produces the protein MAGGSSLEAVKKKIKSLQEQADVAEDRAALLQRELNNEKSSRETAEGDVASLNRRIQLVEEELDRAQERLATALTKLEEAEKAADESERGMKVIENRAMKDEEKMELQEIQLKEAKHIAEEADRKYEEVARKLVIIESDLERTEERAELSESKCSELDEELKTVQNNLKSLEAQAEKYSQKEDKYEEEIKVLTDKLKEAETRAEFAERSVAKLEKTIDDLEDKLTRAKEEGLSVKQMLDQTLMEMVNL
- the LOC140995075 gene encoding uncharacterized protein isoform X1, with the translated sequence MDAIKKKMQMLKLDKENALDRAEQAESDKKAAEDRSKQLEDDLVALQKKLKSTEDELDKYSEALKDAQEKLELAEKKAADAEGDVASLNRRIQLVEEELDRAQERLATALTKLEEAEKAADESERGMKVIENRAMKDEEKMELQEIQLKEAKHIAEEADRKYEEVARKLVIIESDLERTEERAELSESKCSELDEELKTVQNNLKSLEAQAEKYSQKEDKYEEEIKVLTDKLKEAETRAEFAERSVAKLEKTIDDLEDKLTRAKEEGLSVKQMLDQTLMEMVNL
- the LOC140995075 gene encoding tropomyosin alpha-1 chain-like isoform X2, whose amino-acid sequence is MDAIKKKMQMLKLDKENALDRAEQAESDKKAAEDRSKQLEDDLVALQKKLKSTEDELDKYSEALKDAQEKLELAEKKAADAEGDVASLNRRIQLVEEELDRAQERLATALTKLEEAEKAADESERGMKVIENRAMKDEEKMELQEIQLKEAKHIAEEADRKYEEVARKLVIIESDLERTEERAELSESKCSELDEELKTVQNNLKSLEAQAEKYSQKEDKYEEEIKVLTDKLKEAETRAEFAERSVAKLEKTIDDLEDELYAQKLKYKAISEELDHALNDMTSM